In Panicum virgatum strain AP13 chromosome 5K, P.virgatum_v5, whole genome shotgun sequence, the genomic window CTATGTATCTGCCGACTGCCGTGTCCCGTCTCTCCGTTCCAATTATAAGACATCCAAGAATCTTGTAGAGTCCGAgcaatttcaaatttgaccaagattatagagagaaatataaaaatttatgatatcaaattgatgtactataaaaatataactaataaaaagTCTAATtgtacttagtttatataataaatggtattattctattatataaatttggtcaaacataaaattttttaactctccaagatttggaatgtcttataatttaaAATGGTGGGAGTATATACTAGCTACAGTGTACAGTAGATTGCGCCTGCATGCAGTAGATACGCGGTACGCCTGCTAACGGGGCGGGGTGAAACATGTTTTTTGGGGCGGGTTCCATAGTGGAGTGTGTATAACCGGGTGAAAACGGGTCCTCAGAACTCACGGGTCGGGACGAGTTGGGAATTGGTGTGTCCTCCCCGTGCTCCCATCTCACGATTAGAAGCACGGCCGCCACCAgctcgctgccgtcgtcgtcgtcgctgcgcCTCCGCTCGAGCGTCTTCTCCTTCAACTCCGGTAGCAGATCTAGGTGCTCTTCCTCCAGATCTGCTCCCCCATCTTCTCCTTGGCgtcatctccttctccttccccttctcttTCTGCTTCTTGATACGATGATAGTGGTGGAGCAGTAGATCGACAAGGAGCCGGCCATCGCTCGGCTGCCGGCTgcccggaggcggcggaggggttCCCGCTCCGGCAAAGGTGAAGGGAGGTTTGCTGAGGGAGAGCACACTTGTAGTGGTTTCAATCTCCTCCCTGATTCTGATGCTTCTTGTACTCCTGTTGAAGCTCGGGCCTCATCTGGATCAGGGTTCTCTTATAGATTCTTTTCCCTTTGAATGAGATTATTACACTTGTAGTAGATTTGTGGGTATTTGTTGGTTCTGATGTAGTTTCCAGCCCATGATTTCTTCTCATCTTTAGCTTTGTGTGCATCAATTTATTTTGCGCTTTTGACTAGATTTTCTAGACAGTTGTATCTTTGCACTTGAAGGATAACTGAACCTTTTTTTCCTGTCAGATAAACAGCACCTCACAGATGGTACCTTACTATCTGGTACAATAAGATCTTGAAGCACGCACCTGTGTGGGTAGCAAATAGTGCCAGGTCAAACAATATCCAGATGTGGGTAGCACGCACCTCACAGGTGGTCAACTCCAACCATTTTAAAACTCATGGGAAGGCTAGTTATTGTAGGGATTTGCTATTCAAACAAAGATGAATAATTCTCAGCCCTTTAGGGAAATTTGTGCTTTTTAATTTTGTGAACTACGAATCATATTTCCTATAATTTCCCAAATCTTTTGCCAAACAAAGTTTGAGATTAGAATTTGTATCCCATGGCTACTTCCACCAGGAACTCCTGCTTTGAACTTCTATTCCCTATATCAATTCAGGTCATGTGTTTATCTTCCATGGAAAAGCAATGCCCAATGCCACTCTTAGATGTACATGTCATAGTTAGCTTCTTGTTTATCCCTTCTTTTCATATGCGCACACTTGTATACCTGCCCATTTGGGCCTTGGAATGGAATCTGGGCTGCATGTTGACGATGACAGCATCATTACATAGCTTTGATTCTTACTGACTGCCCATTACAGCATCATTATCTGCATTTTCAATCATAGCCCGAAGTTGAAAGATGTTTCTGTTCCTTTTGTATGTATGGTGACATACACTTTTTCTATGATTATATCCCTTGATTTTCCATACCTGCTTAGATAACTAGCTTAGCATGAGTAGACATTTCCTATATTGCAGTCCTGATGTATCTGTATTTGAACTCATACAGAGTGGATTTTTTTCTTGCAGGTGGCCCTAAAGCAACATATGCATTGGATGTGCAGGTTTTGCTGCCTTCTCAGTGGCGATTGAGAAGTTCTTTGATTGGCATACTTGAAATGTGTGATGCCAATTTGAAATGCTTTTTTTGTAGCAGAGTATGAGCAGCCGTAGCAGAAGAACCTGGTTATTTGCATGTTCTGTGTTACATCATTTCTGGATATGCGTCTATGATGATTTGTTCATATTATGTGTTCCTTTTCATGATTGGACATGAACTGTTCTTGTATGCCAGATTTCACTCGTACTGATGTCATGGATTCTTGCTTCATGTGTCAACAATATTGTTTTTATGAAAGTTTGGCAACAGCTGCATGTTGGCTGTGCGTGCAACAGCTGCATGTCTTCTATTGTCGCTTACTGCAGGAGCGCCTGTGTCGGAGGCTGCAACAACAGCTGCTGCTCCACAGGTAGGGGCAGGTTTAACCCACAACCATGGGTCGGGTTGGGCGCGGGTTTTAGTAATTAATATTTGGGCAGGGGTGGGGCGGGTGAAAACTTGCTGTGACAATGGGTGGGGGCGGGAGTGGGGTGGGTTTGTCCCCGTTAGCAGGCGTCGCGGTACACCACCTACGCGACTCCGCCCCCTGCATACTGCTTCCTGGTCCAATGACGAGCTCCTAGCAGAGATCATAATCAATCAGCTGAATtttgttcaaaaaaataatcaatCAGCTTATCAGCaaggctagctagctagctagggcaGGAGCTAGCAGAAACAACCGACGATCGCGAGCAGCGGAGCGCCAACCAAACGACAGGGAATAGCTAGGGAGGTCCTCGATGGGTCGATCCAACTCCCACGCAGTTGATGGCCGGCCTGGACCTCCCACGTGCTGATGACGTGCCTGCTCCGAGCCCAACATTGCGTTGCGGCTGATCGACCGATCCTCTTCAAAAagattcaaacaaaaaaaacaaagaaacccATCGGATTTGATTGCCTGAGGCTGTTCGCACTGGTGTCCTCTAAAGGATACTAGAGGACGCCGATGCAGGAAAATCCCCTGCAGCAGTCTCCTGTAAAGGAGACTTTATCATTCAGTACCGGATGGATTCCTCCATTCAtagagaaatagagaagctcATTTATCAGCGGGCCCCATCCCACCTGGCGTACCCcatctctcttcctctctcatTTATGAGCACCACGCGGCTTGCCATGGCCCGCCTCTGCGCCGTCGCCGGGATCTGGAGGAGGAGGGACGAGGGGGTGCGCCGGGAAGGAAGAGGATTGCCATGGCGtgcggccgagctcgaggagaaaGGAAGAGGGGCGTGCGCCGCCGGAGCTGAGCCGAGACATGCCGGCGCGACCAGTGTCCGCCGCCCTGCCATGGCCGCCTCCCcaccatggccatggccgcgcGGGGCCCTCCGCCACAGCCGGCGTGCCACAACCGGTGCGGATCCGGGCGGCGTGGCCATGGATCCGCCAAGGGAGGGGGAGGTTGGGGGACAATCCGCTTGAGAGGACGGTGGATCCGTGCTGGGGAGGTGCTGCTTGCGCCGTTTCTGAgctccgtcgtcgtcgccgccgcctactCGTTTGGATCCACGCAAGGAAGTCGAACCCGgtccgccgccactgccggagcaagcgtccatggccatgagggaggagggagtaggggagccgcgccgcgccgtgccaTCACCATGGAGGCCCGCCGGGAGAtcaaggaggccgccgccgtggagggcctCAACCTCGAGCCGGCCATGGACGCGGCGGCTCAGCCTCGCCtctgccaccgcgccgccgccatgccacTGCTATGTCGGCGCCGTACCACTGCCGGCGGAGGAGACAAAGGGGAGGGGCTGCTCCCCCGACGCGCCCTGCTCGCCTGCTTGCACGTGCACGCCATGGATggaggaaggaggggaggaggtAGGAGCAAGGAGCGTGTGTGGCGGCTGCGGCGAGGGAGGTGAGGAGCGTGGGcgcagatggcggcggcgagctcggccgcggGCGGAGGTGAGGAGTGGGGGCAGGCGGAGGTGAcgagcggccgccgccgagcctggGAGAGAGATATCGACgcgaggggaggggagagagagaggggcgccGCGGAGGGGataggagagggaggagataaaaaaaataaaataaatttgacAAGTGGGCCTCGCACCAAGTAGTTGGTATACAAGAGAGATATGGAGGATGTATGAGTGTAGAGAAATTGGATATTGAGGAGAGAATTTCGATTATCAGGTCAGAAATATTCTTTTAGAGGAAAGAAATAGAAGAGGATGAGTGTGGATAGCCTCAGCTGTACCTTCATGCATGTCAGACGAAGGCCCGGCAGGAAAGCACCTGGAATCCTAGCCGCACACATGGCGCCAGCCGGGACCCTCGTGACATGGCACAACACGTGGACGCCTGCGCCCTCCTGTACCCGAGACACGCTGATGACTAGACTAGAGGCTCCATCATGTCCCAACTCCCAATCAAAGCGAGCGATCGCCCGCAATCATGGGGCCCGATCAATCGATCTCCTCCCGTCCATGGCGCAGTCATGCAGCCGATGGAATGTTGGTGTCATGCTCATGCGCCTGCACTTCCACAGTGAATCAGCTCTGAACCTTGATTGGGACGGCCTCTTGCCAGAAATAATATAATTCAGTGTGTATCATTTCAGACACCAAACAACATGATCCGTGTTAGACCTTTGATAGGAATTTAGAATCCGTTCGTCACCGAGATGACGTCCAACTCATTCTTCTCCTGAACTAAATGCATTTTACAGGATGGAGACAGTGCCAGCTCGGCCTAGCTAGATAATGAAGGCAATGAGCAACTTGTGAGGAACACACATTCCCTGGAGAGGGTTTTACATATATACCATTATAAAAGATGGCACCGACGTCTATACCACTAAAAAGTTTGAAGACACCTCTATATCATCgtgtttttttgttttaacgTCTGTACCATTCCATCCACCATCCGTTAGGAATTAACAGGTTTAGAACTCTGACATGTGGGCATAATTTAGTAAATTAACCATTTTTCCCTCCCAATCTCCTCCCCGTCGCCCTCCATCTCATTCTCTCCGCGCTGGAGATGGACACGCCAGCATGCTTGGCCTCGACGAGCGCCATCGGGTTTGCTGGCCGGTGACGCATCGATCTGCCTacctcgccggcctcgccgcggtCCTGTCTCGGTCGTATGGCGGCCTCGCCGCGGCCCCgccacggcgcgcggcggccccgaCGCGGCCTCCACGGCGCGTGGCGACTGGTGTCCGAGCGTGAGCGAGGGAGGGGGCGAGCAAGAGAGTGCGCGAGGGGGGCGAGCGACGGatggtgctggcggcggcggctcgtgaGGATGGGCAGGCCGGGAAGATCGGGCACAGCGGGTGGACGAGTCGCGGCCACGGGCGCTGGACGCCGGGCAGGTCATCGCGACGAGGATGCCCGCGGCGGTTGTGGCGGGGCGGCCAGGGCGCACCAGGCGAGGGCGGCCGCGCCAAGGAAGGCAGGGGCGgtgccgccgcggcgaggcTGGCCGGGCATCATGCACACCACAGCACGCCGGTGCGAGCGCCGCCTCGGCCggggctgccgccggcgcaggccTCGCCGCGGGCAGGCCTCCCCTAGCgggcaagccgccgccggcgccgaggcggcgAGCTCGGTGCTGTCCTGCCGCCACGCGCAGCACCACCGCGGGCCgtggccgcgcgcgcccgcaCAATTCCCCACGGGCCGTGGTCCCGCAGCACGCCGAGCGCAGCACCGCCCAGGTCCTCCGCTGCGCGCGAGTCAGGGAGAGGAAAAGAACcataaggaagaagaagatgacaagTGGGGCCCGCTCGTCATTGAGAGGTGATAGTTTAAGCAATTTTTGGCATCTAAGGGTATAATGGTCTTTTCGCAGCTCCGTTACCCTCCATTAGCACTCCTTCCGTCTAAAATGGTACACACGTCAAAACCAAAAAACGCAATGATATACAGGTATCACCAAACTTTTTAGTGGTATGGACGTCGGGGCCATCTTTTATAATGGTATACATATAAAACCCTCTTCCCTGGGATGGTACTGCCAATAGGATGATGTCGTCCTTTTCATTTAAGACAAACAACTTGAAAGAAAGAACCAAGTGATGACTAATGCTAGGTGTGTTAAACTATATATAGCAGTAACTCTGAGCTCTCCATTCTCTCAGCTGCTGATCTGTTTTCATGCTGATCTGTTACGTGTTGCTTGCGTGGTAAGGGCACCGACAGTCTGCTCAGGATGATCAACTTTAGTCATGGTGTACATCAGAATTCAGAGCTGTGCAGCAAAGTCGGGCAATAATCTGTCAGAGAGCAATTTTCAGGCTAGAATCCACGGCCAGCAAGAGAAATGTTCAAGTGATCACCTGCAGATGCCTCAGCGGAATTCGTCATGGAAATAGTCTTCGTCATCGCTAAGGTACACACTGCCGTAAAATGCATACGGGTTCTCAATCATCTCGCCCAAAGTTAGTCTTCCGTCATGATCCTTGTCTGCCTGCATTTTTTGATCAATGCAAGTCATTTCTCCAAAGGAAAAAAGGCCCATCATATGATGAATGACCATAAGAGGAAGTTAATGGCGCAAGATAATTGCCCTCTTGTTTGACCATATTTTAAGCGCTCAAAGAGAATAAAACAGTAGCAATTACCAAATAGCACAAACATAAGGGGAAAAAAGAAACAGTTACCACTGGACTGTACTCTACTGCTTCATGACCATCAGATCTCTAATCAAGTATAAGCACAATCTAGTGTACTGCATTCAGTGATCCATTAGTTTGGGGCACCTTCTCTCGAATTTTGTAGGGTTTACAAATCTTCCTTCTATGGTTCTACTTCACTGAAATTTGATGAAGACGTACGGATCGTAGTTCTTTAGCTATACTACCAAAAAGATTGGATCAAATCCACATTGCACTGACAGAAACCATATACAATTTCCAGACATCTGTACTTCCTCTATGCATAAAATAGAATTACTGACCTTAGAATGGAACCAGAAAGAAATGATTTTGCAACTATGTGCATAATGAATAGACAATGTCTATTTAGTGTCATCCTGTTTGACTATGCAAACTAAACAAATTTATATTAATAACATTATTTGCACTCTATATTAGGTTTTTGGCAATAATGGCTCGGGATAAAGCTGTAGCCCATATTAGGTTTTTGGCAGTATTATAAGGCCATCCACTGTTTTTCGTGGAATGTAAAATTAGTTAGCAGCAAACCGACATGAAAATTTTTGTTGTACCTGCAGACATGATTGAAAAAATTTCTGAACTCGTATATCACCAGGCAGCTCATATTCATACTTAATTTAGCAACTCCCAGAAAATTACAAAGTTTTTTTTCCTCCAACACAAAGAAACTTACCAAGTAAAAACCTAACAAATATTGCCATGTGGTTATGCACATAACCATGATCACACACTCAAATACGCATAGAACAAGGAAAACAGATCAACTCAAAGAACAACAAAAAGAATCAATGGGGAAGAAATACGAATCAAACCTCTGAAATAGCATGAATGGCTTGCTGTCTAGCATAATAACGTTCAGAAAGATAGAGCTTATCAAGAAcaggttctagttcatgctctgAAATAAACCTACATAAAAAGGATTATCTCAAATGAATAACAGTAAAAGAATTATATACGAAATTCTGTGAGAAACATCATAAAAGAACTTTAGTTAGAGGTTCACTTGCATACCCATCATTATCTTTATCAAGTTTGGAGAACCGATCCTTTGCAACTGTCATGTTCCCAATATGGGAAATATCTGCACTCTCATCATCATAACCATGTATATGGTCATGTAGCCCATTAAAGTATTCATCAAAGTTTAGCTTTCCATCACCATCTTTGTCCCTCTGCCTGGATATGGCATAATGAGTAAGGAATTTCAAACACAATCTCGAGGAAACTGTAACTGTGCTCTAAGCCTCTAACAGCATATGCAAACAATTAAATTATGAAACAATAATACAATATTCACCTTTAGAAACTCATATAGTGACAAAAAAACCAAAAACTTTCCAGTTTCCATAAACATAGAATACCTGTCCTTTAATCATAGCAACAGGTCCCATTCAGGGCTGCCACTTGCTAGTTAGTTCCTTTACTTCAAATGATTTATACATGTCTGAAAAGATGTCCCTCATAGTCCGTTCATTGCCATGGGTTCAACTTCAACATAGTGATGCTTATGTGTACTTTACAAAGTTGTAAGTATAAAACCTTCAGTTGTTAAGACATGTGAAACAAACATAGTTGCCAAAACTATAAGGTCTAGCCCAGGCCCAATCCAGCAGAAGCTCAAACAACCTGACTTGAACCCGAACCTACCAAAATCCAACTATATAAATGGTGTGAATAGCTTTGGTGGATACTGTAATATGATGATGTGGCACAATTACTGAGCTTCTTTTACACTTTGAAAAAGTAATATGTTGTCAACCTCTAAAGAGGTAGCATAGGGCTACCAAGTCATAAATTGCTTGTTTCAGTAACAAAAAATTGCACTGATGTTAGATGCAGAAATTACTGTCCACACATTTCATATACATGCGAACAGAAATTTACAACATCCGACAACCAAGCAAAGCTAACAAACTTGGTTCACACGAGGTAGAATTAGACATGGCGTGCAACATTGCCAATGTGACAAGACAAGGGGAGAActcaaagaaaagaacaaatgcTACCGGGATTTCATGAAACATAACCAAGATTAGACAATTTTGTTGATGTTATTGATGGGCTCTTCCATCAGTTAACCATGGAAAAAGACAAATGTTACCAGAATACCAGGATTTTGCGAAACATAACCAAGATTATACAATTTTGTTGATGCTATTGATGGGCTCTCTCATCAGTTAACCAAGGAAAAGAACAAATGCTACCAGGATTTTGTGAAACATAACCAAGATTAGAAAATTTTGTTGATGTTATTGATAGACTCTCCCATTAGTTAACCAAATATTTCCCTTAATTTTGAAGTGATATACCTTCTTAAGTACACATACCATCTTACGCATATGACCATGATATTTGCACCTTGATTTGTGCTAAAGTAGGTGGAATCTATCAAGAATTCTTGTCAGCAGAAAGGAATTACTGCTTTTCACCATCACACCTGTGGAATTATCACCCTGACCCTAAAATCTAATATAAAAAATGTTTTGCTAGCTAAAGCCCACTCCCCGCTACAGCATGAAAATGCAGTTATCTTGCTCATAGGCTAAGACAAACTTCACAAATATACTAGCCCGACGGGGTCTAGAGGATACAAACAGATACCTCAGGACCCAAGCGCAAAAGACTGATTTAAAATTGAGCTGTTTATGTGCCCTTTTGCAGATAACCCAATACCAAAGTACTCCATGCCCTTTAAATGTATGCTACTAAAGTTAATGTAGGACTATGATGGGAAAATGTCATCAGGTTGATGAAGTACGCACCTTATTTCTTGTTTGCTGAGCAAATTGATGATTTTAGGATTATCCGAATCAGTTGGATTAAGGAAACTGAAGGGGGAGGAGGACAATCGAAAAGGTGAACCGTTAGCAAATAATCAAGAAGCATATAGGAAAATCAGGTCTACGGCACAAGTTGATGAATCCTTACTCATTAAACTCAGATTTATCAAGGAAACCATCACCGTTTGCATCTGAAGCATTGAAGTGCTCCTCCTTCCACCACGGGAACCCCAGCATATTACCCTCTCCTACAGAACATGAACCAACCAATCAACTTGCTCAGACGCTAACCCACACTGATGACAATAATGGTCTCCATCAATTGCTGTATTCAATGTCTCGATGCACAAACAATAGCAGATAAATGTTACCATGGGACTCCTGGCGCAGAGCGTTGAAGGTCCCGAAGGAGACAATCCCGCTGCCGCTCTTGTCGTAGAGCTCCATCTCCCTGGAGGAACGGCGGTGCTGGCCGGCCCTGGCCTGCTCGAGGTTCCAGGTGGTGAGCTCGTCGAGGGATACGAAGCCGTCCGTCGGAGCGACGTCGATCTTGGGGAAGAGCGCGCTGATGCGGTCAGCGAGGTTGAAGCGGTCGTCGTCGTTGATgaaatcctcctcctccttcaggAATTCCTCCCATTCCTTCATGTGGTCGTCCGGCTCGCCGCCGTCTTCGTcgccgtggaggaggcggtAGTGCTCGCGCTCCCACTCCTTGTCGTCCAGCCGGCGCTCCAGCTCGGCAATGGCCGGGTCGAAGGAAGCCGCGTgatggtgctgctgctggtgttGCCCCTCTCCCCGAACGGAGGCAGCGCCGGATGATGGGAAGCTCTTGTGGTGGAGCCTGAGGCGGCGATGGAGGCTGCGGCCATGGGCGGGGGGCTGGAGGCGGGGCGAGTAGAAGGCGAGGAGAAGCAGCAGGATGAAGGCGCAGGCTACGTAGAGGAGGAGCACGGTGGCCGGAGACTTCCTCCCCGCCGTGGCCCTttccgccggcggcgccatcgccggcgagaGAGCGGGAGATCGGGCGAGGGGTGGAATGCGAAGCAAGTTTGCGGGTCGGAAATTTGGATTTGGACCCGTTTAACATGTACTACATACCATTTAGTTTACGGGTGCGACTTGGATTTGGACCCCTTTCTGTTAATTAATTGCATCTCCCGACCCGCTTGGCGGTGACATGGAATGCAACGGTCGTGCCAATCAGCGATTGACGCGTGGCACGCGGAACTGAGACGCGTCACATGCCTAGACATGCGAAGCCATGGGGATCAGATGATTAGTCTCACAAGCAATCACAAAAACATGACATGATAATCAAACACACCTCCCACAAGGCCAGAACTCTCTGCAGAACTCGTGACACATAGAAAGTATTCAGGACAGCAGGTGGCACAGGCGACAAGCCCATAACAATCTGAACAAAATGCACCACCATTCATGGTGGCACTGCACTAGTGATATACTGATATTTGAGGGTTTTACTGTGTGAGTGGGTACTCCAGATTTGGCCCTTCTGGCACAAAACAAGGCTGCAAAAAGTAGCACCCGGCTCAGCTAGTTCCAGAATCCAGATTATATGATGATGATCTAAAGGCTGTCCTCGTTTGGAGAAGCTGATCGCGGTGTGCTTGGCGACAGATTAGGTCTTCAGAGGAGCTTTCTTCACCCTATCGGATATccgatcgggagcattcgtgtGGGACTTGAACCGACCTCGTCCGCCCTCCTCCTTTTCCTGAAAATTGTTCAGAGGTTTTAGCACTTACAGCTATTGGTCGTATGTCCGTCATACACAATCATCAAAggccaaaaagaaaaaggaaaaaaaagtgtGCCAACTGCATATGTTTCCAGATGTGACCAACTCAGACAAAGGCTGATCACTAACCTTCTTCTTTACTATCTGGACGACATCCTCGTCTTGAATGCCATGGCTGAGCCCACAATGCTGTGGATAGTGCCTCGCACTGGTTCCCCATACAAGCACATATTTCACATCCTTGAGCAAGCTTCTGTGGATATGATTGCAGAAGTCTTCAACTGTGCAACCACCTCTATCCTGATGGCACAAAAAAGGACGTCAGACAGACTGTTCCCCTCTGTTCCTTGGAACAGCAACAGGTGAAAAACCATAGGGGGGGGGCAGAGAACATACAGTAGAAAGAACAACTGGATCTGTGAAATCAGGTTGCTGACCCTGCGGCTTGGTGTACACCCTCACTAGACCCATCTCCTCCCACATTCTTGCCAGTAGCCTGTCCAAATTCAGCTGTGCAGAACAAATTGTTTCAGTAACATGCGGGTTTAACAATAAGATAACAAGATCAACAGAGCAGGATCGTAAGAAAAATTGATAGAGATGCAGGTCAGCAGGTGACAGATAAAACATGCCTTCAAATTGCAGCTGATCACTAGCGAATTTGGTTGCCGAGCAAGCTTATCCACGTCATCAATACCAACAACATCAATCTTGTTATATACGTAAACACACTTAATGTACTTTCGATTTCCTTCGATGACGTCGATGAGATCATCCACAGTAGCATCTTCACGGAATAACACCTAAAATAAACAGAATAGTTGAGTCCACTACAATTACAAAGACATGCACATGCACACGTCCAAGCAAACGCATGTCCACATACCTCAGCATTGTGAATTTTGTACTCATGCAGAATCTGATAACAGAGCTTCTCATCAATATGAGTCAAAGGCACTGTGGTGTTGAAAGAAATCCCACCAGTCTTCTTCCTTTTGAAGTATATCTATTTGTACAAAAGGACATAACTAATCGATCAGGACGGAACATAGAAGGTACTAATGCAGATGTGAAACATCTCATAAATCAGAAGCAACGCGGAATAGTTGGCCACACAACTACATATTTAGGTCCCATCTGAGATGAGATAGTCATTTCATCAGAATTAGTTGGTAGACTTACCTAATTAGGTCAGTGCTTGACTGCTTGTCAATAATGAAACAACTTATGTAGTTAGTTAGAAATTTTCACTGAGAAGTACTAAGAGATTTCTGTCCTTTTAAAGCTGCCCACAGTAAGTCAAACCTTAAGTTACACTCTCCTTCCCAGGATATCCGACACCCAACAAATTTGATATGACATTTGCACATAGAGTTCAGTGCCCAATGTATTACATGGCGTTGCAGATACAAATAGACGCGACCAATTCAATAGAGTTTCAGTGCTACATAGTATCCATATATTATCTACCTTTCTCTACATCCATTTCTATTCCATTTTCAAGTAACAGATACCTGAGGAGGCCTTTTGTTGAGACGGAGTCCAACAGCTTCCAGTTCTCTGGTTAATATTTGGCGATGTCCTTCACTCTGAAATTTAGAACATTAATAAGCAAATAGAAATCAGGTCAGGTTTTGATTCTGTGCAATCACATATTAAAAAACCAGGAAGCT contains:
- the LOC120707168 gene encoding developmentally-regulated G-protein 2-like — its product is MGILERIKEIEAEMARTQKNKATEYHLGQLKAKLAKLRTQLLEPPKGSSGGGDGFEVTKFGHGRVALIGFPSVGKSTLLTMLTGTHSEAASYEFTTLTCIPGIIHYNDTKIQLLDLPGIIEGASEGKGRGRQVIAVAKSSDLVLMVLDASKSEGHRQILTRELEAVGLRLNKRPPQIYFKRKKTGGISFNTTVPLTHIDEKLCYQILHEYKIHNAEVLFREDATVDDLIDVIEGNRKYIKCVYVYNKIDVVGIDDVDKLARQPNSLVISCNLKLNLDRLLARMWEEMGLVRVYTKPQGQQPDFTDPVVLSTDRGGCTVEDFCNHIHRSLLKDVKYVLVWGTSARHYPQHCGLSHGIQDEDVVQIVKKKEKEEGGRGRFKSHTNAPDRISDRRRLDDKEWEREHYRLLHGDEDGGEPDDHMKEWEEFLKEEEDFINDDDRFNLADRISALFPKIDVAPTDGFVSLDELTTWNLEQARAGQHRRSSREMELYDKSGSGIVSFGTFNALRQESHGEGNMLGFPWWKEEHFNASDANGDGFLDKSEFNDFLNPTDSDNPKIINLLSKQEIRQRDKDGDGKLNFDEYFNGLHDHIHGYDDESADISHIGNMTVAKDRFSKLDKDNDGFISEHELEPVLDKLYLSERYYARQQAIHAISEADKDHDGRLTLGEMIENPYAFYGSVYLSDDEDYFHDEFR